In the genome of Magnolia sinica isolate HGM2019 chromosome 2, MsV1, whole genome shotgun sequence, one region contains:
- the LOC131230297 gene encoding dirigent protein 22-like, translated as MAQAHTPYQTIIFITFFLIFTIVAAAKPHQSPSNVERLMLEFEKEKISYLQFYFHEVIDGPNRTAVQVAAGPSTNTSVTGFGAVTMFDNPLTNGPDPMSKMVGRAQGMYAASSQQGLGFLMAMNFVFVEGKYKGSTLSVLGRNAVFFKVREMPVVGGSGLFRFARGYALGKTYKIDRIRAILEYNVFVMHY; from the coding sequence ATGGCCCAGGCTCACACCCCTTACCAAACCATaatcttcatcactttcttcctcatcttcaccattgTTGCCGCTGCAAAACCCCACCAATCACCATCAAATGTTGAGCGTCTCATGTTAGAGTTCGAGAAAGAGAAGATCAGCTACCTACAGTTCTACTTCCACGAAGTCATCGACGGTCCCAACCGCACCGCGGTCCAAGTTGCTGCAGGGCCATCAACAAACACCTCGGTTACAGGGTTCGGCGCAGTGACCATGTTCGACAACCCGCTAACGAATGGCCCTGATCCAATGTCGAAGATGGTGGGGAGAGCCCAAGGGATGTACGCGGCCTCGTCGCAGCAAGGGCTTGGATTCCTGATGGCTATGAACTTTGTATTTGTGGAAGGGAAGTATAAGGGGAGCACGCTTAGCGTGCTTGGGAGGAACGCCGTATTTTTTAAGGTGAGAGAGATGCCTGTGGTTGGAGGGAGTGGTCTGTTTCGGTTTGCCAGGGGCTACGCCCTGGGTAAGACGTACAAGATCGACCGTATTAGAGCGATCTTAGAATATAATGTCTTTGTCATGCATTACtga